The DNA region ATCCATCATTTCTGGTAAAATTGTAGCCGACGAAATCTATAAATATCTAAAAAACTAACTATGAAAAAAATATTCGAAGAATTAGCATACGATGTAAGTAAGAGAACGACGGTGAAATATAGTACGAGTTTTTCCTTAGGTATTTTGGCATTAAAACCAAGTATTCACAAAGGTATTTATGCCATTTACGGCTATGTGCGATTGGCAGATGAAATTGTTGATAGTTTCGCTGGTTATGATCAAGAAAAACTATTAAAAAGATTTCAAATGGAAACGGAAATAGCTTTATCTGAAAGAATTTCATTAAATCCAATTCTACAATCTTTTCAAGAAATTGTGTATAAATATTCTATTGATACGACATTGATACATCAGTTTTTGTATAGCATGTCTATGGATTTACAAAAAATAGATTACAACTCTGATTTATATAACCAATACATTTTTGGTTCTGCAGAAGTGGTCGGATTGATGTGTCTTCAAGTATTTACAGAAGGAAATAAGGAACAATACGAACTATTGAAACCATATGCTATGACTTTAGGATCTGCGTTTCAAAAAATTAATTTCTTGAGAGATATTAAAGAGGATTATCAAATATTGGGACGTACTTATTTTCCCAATATTAATATGATTTCATTTGATAATGACACTAAATATCAGATTGAAAAAGAAATAGAACATGAGTTTAAAGAAGCTTTAATTGGCATAAAAAATTTGCCACACACTTCCAGATTTGGTGTTTATTTGGCCTATAGTTATTACAATATTCTTTTTGCAAAAATTAAGAAAAAATCATCTAAAGAAATTTTATCTAAAAGAATTAGAATACCTAATGCAGAGAAGTTATATATAGCATGTAAAAGTTATATTCGTTACAAAGCGGCCTTTCTATGAAATTTATTTTTTGTTTATTGTTCTTTTTCTGTACCATAATTGCAAGCGCTCAAATCAATTTAGATGAAATCAGAAGTAATTATACCATAGCGCTTTTCGAAAAATCGATATGTATTAAAATGATAAAAGTATTAAGTACTCAAAAATCACAAGCGATATATTTAGGTTATTTGGGTGGTTTTCAGACGATGATGGCAAAGCATTATAGTAATCCATTTTCAAAATTAAAAACATTTAATCAAGGCAAGGTAAATATTGAATCAGCTATTCTAAAAGATAATGACGATGTAGAATTAAAATATATACGTTATTCTGTACAGAAAAATGCACCGCTTATTTTAGGATATCATGATAATTTAGAAATGGATAGAAAATGTTTAGAAGAAAATAAGTGTAAAATTAAGTCTAACATCGTCGTAAAAAATATCAATCAACTATTAAAATAAGGCTTTATGAAATATCAATTATATAGAGAACAGCGACTAAATTGTAGTTTAGAAAAAGCTTGGAATTTTTTCTCATCTCCTAAAAATCTTTCTACAATTACCCCTGCAGACATGGGCTTTGTAGTAGTTTCTAGCAATGAAAATGAACCGATTTATGAAGGAATGTTGATTGAATATAAAGTATCGCCATTATTGAAAATTCGATTAAAATGGATTACCAAAATAACGCATGTAGATTTTGAAAAAAGCTTTACTGACTTTCAAGAAAAAGGACCTTATAAATTATGGAATCATTTTCATGAATTTGTAGCCGTAGAAGGTGGAGTTTTGATGAAAGATACCGTGACTTATGAATTGCCATTTGGATTTTTAGGTACGATTGCGCATGGTTTATTTGTATGTAAAAAGTTGGAATCCATCTTTAACTATAGATATAATGTTTTAGAAAAAATGTTCAATAATTAGTACGCTGATGAATATTCTAATAATGATACTTACGTTTTGCTTGATGGAAGGCGCTACTTGGTTAATACACAAATATATCATGCATGGTTTCTTATGGATTTTGCACAAAGATCACCATGATCATAGTAATGAAGGTGCTTTAGAAAAAAATGATTATTTCTTCGTGATATTTGCGCTGCCAACTATTGCGTTAATGTATTTTGGATCATTGCATCATTTCAACTATTTGTTTTTTATTGGTTTGGGAATTATGCTGTATGGTATGGCCTATTTCTTTGTGCATGACATATTTATCCATCAAAGAATAAAATTATTTGCCAATACCAATCATCGTTATTTTTTAGCCATGAGAAGAGCACACAAGCAACATCACAAGCATTTATCAAAAGAAGAAGGCGAATGTTTCGGTTTTTTGTTTGTACCCTTTAAATATTTGAAAATGTATCACAATTCATCTAAAAAATGAGGCAATATACTTATATATTAATCCTTTTTTTTACAGTCATTGTATGTTTTATTGCATCTTTTGACAAGAGAATTAAATTCGATCAATATTTTCTTCCTTTTTTGAAAGCCGCAATTATTGTGGCTATTCCATTTATTTCTTGGGATATTTGGTTTACGTTAAAAGGAATTTGGTGGTTTAATTTTGATTATACTTTAGGCATTCAATTATTTGGTTTGCCTATAGAAGAATGGCTTTTTTTTATCAGCATTCCTTTCGCTTGTGTATTTACGTATTATTGTATGAATAATTTTTTTCGCTGGGAGCATTTAATTGGATTCAATAATATTTTGGTATTTACTAGCATTATAGTTTGTTCAGTTATTGCTTTGTTACATCCACATCAAACCTATACATTGGTTACGGCGATATCAACCACTGTAACTTTGATATTTCTTCATTTTATAGTACGAGCAACTTGGATTAGTAAAGCTTCATTGACTTATCTTATTTTAATGTTGGGCTTTTTGCCTGTTAATGGAATACTTACCGGCACAGGCATTGATCATCCTGTAGTAAATTATAATTCTAAAACTTTTTTGGACATTCGCATACTCACAATACCCATTGAGGACGCTGTTTATGGATATACACAATTCTTATTAGTGATTTATTTTTTTTATCAATTTAGAAAAAAACGAGATCAAAAATTACCTCTAAAATAGATTAATTATGGATAGAAATCATGTGATTATAGTAGATGAAAATGATTGTCAATTAGGAGTGATGGATAAACTTGTCGCACATAAAAAAGGGATTTTACACCGCGCTTTTTCTATTTTTATTTTCAATAATTCTGGAGAATTATTGTTGCAAAAGCGTGCGAAAAATAAATATCATGGCGCTGGCTTATGGACCAATACTTGCTGTTCGCATCCACAGATGGACGAAAATATTATGGAAAGTGCGGTGGAAAGATTGAATTTTGAAATGGGTTTACATTGTACAATAAATTTTTCTCACACTTTTATATATAATTCTGCGGTCGAAAATAATTTAATAGAACATGAATTAGATCATGTATATATTGGTTATTCAGAATATAATCCCAAAATAAACGAAGAAGAAGTGCAAGATTTTAAATGGGTAGATAAAGATTTCGTAATAAAAGATATAATTCAAAACCCAAATTCTTATACTAGCTGGTTTAAATTGTCACTACCAATTGTTTTTTCCCGCTATTATTAGTATTTTATTTATTATAATGTAACGTTTAGATTTGTACTGAATTTTCATTCCTTTTACCCTAGTATTTCTTATAACTTCTTTATTTTCAACATTGACCAATTAGTCGGCAAGGAAAACCAAATCATATAGCAATTTTCTTGAGTCTGTATAAGGTATTTGAATCATCAGTTACAAATTTCAATATCTTACGATAGTTACATTTTTCAATAATATAAATTTAAAATCTCAATATATTCAGAAAAATCTGGGTCAAAATTTAATCAGTTATTGGTCTAAATATTAGATTTTTTGATTACAAATAAAACAAATATTAAAGTTTTCCAGCTACATACATTTGTTCCATAGTTGGGGATTTGCTTCCGCCTTTAGGCTCCATCGTAATTGCAAACATATCTGCGTGTAGTACATTTTTCAATTTTTGAATATGATTTATTGTAGTTTCACTATTGTAAAGCCCTGCATCAATTGGTTTTCCATCAACGAGTGCCCACAATTGATATTGCTTGTCTGTTGGAGGTTGTGGTAGATTGTTTAAAACTAAATATGCAGCTTTTGATATACTATCCCAATAAACTGTAGCCATATTATTAGCATGGGTTGCTACACCGTTCAACACGACTTTATTGACGGTTGGCAAGGATATCAACTGTAATATATTATTTTCTTCCTCTATTTTTTTCCCTTTATACTTTAATTTGCCTATTTGAAGAGCATATTCTTTATTCTGTTTTTGATAGTTATATATAAAACCAAGACAAATTAATATCCCAATAATTGAAGCTGCAAGTAGCCATTTATTCCAAATCGATACAGTGGATTGTTGAGTTGGAATTTGTGAAGATATTTCGCTTTTCTCTGAAGTGACAGATATATCACTTTCATTAACCATATTATCTTTCGTTATTTCAGACCAAATTTTTTCCTTCAATCCTATTGGTGGCTCAATTGGATTTTTCAATAATGCATTTTCGAAATTCGATTCACATGCATCTATAGCCAAACGTATTTCAGGATATTGAGCAGCAAGAGATAGCAACTCGCTCACTTCCGATTCGGTTGCAATACCAAGTACATAAGTTTCAATTATGCCAGATAATATGTATGCTTTAATATCCAATTTATGCCTTCAATATGGTTCTTAATTCAATCATAGCATTTCGTATTCTTGTTTTAATAGTCCCAAGTGGAAGATTTAGTTCTTTTGAAATCTCTTCATGGGTATATCCTTTTAAATATGCCAAATTTATGATTGTTTTATATTCCTCTTTCAACTGTTGCAATACCTTAATAATCCCAATATGATCTACAGATAAAGATGTAGCGTCTCGTACATCATTAAATACGTCATTTTCTAAATGCTGGTTTTGTTTTTCATTTTTATAATCCTTTGATCGTATAATATCAATGCAATAATTTCTTGTGATATGCAACATCCAAGTAAATAATTTTGATTTATTGGGATCATAAAGATGAATGTTTTTCCAAATTTTCAAAAATGACTCTTGTAACGCATCTGCAGCAGACTCTTCTGGACTTATCATTTGCCTTACTACACTGTATAACGCTCCGCTATAATTATCATAAAGATAACTATAGCCTTTCTCGTCTTTGTTTTGCAACAATAAAACAAGTTCGTTTTCAGAATATTTAGTAGATAGAGGCAAATAAAGTGGTATTATTTCGATCAAAGTTATAAGAATAATGGATTGGAATTCTTTTTTGTAAAAAAAATGTCATTTTCCGAAATCCAAAAGAAAAGATTTTTCGTAAATAATTAGAGCTTAAAAATAATTGTTTGATTTTAAATCCCTTTAGTATGAAAAAGAAATTAAAAATATTCGCATTGAGTCTAATTGGTATCGCCGTTTTGTTGTTCGCTGTATTAATCATCCACATTATAGTAATGGTAAAAAAGGAAGGCCAAATTCCAAATGCGACAATGCAATTAGCAAGAGTAGATTTTGGACAACCTATTGATTCTTCTTCACTTATTAATATACAAAACAAAGTAAAAAATATGAAAGGTGTTAAAAATACCTACTATAACGCTAAGGCAAATATTTTAGTTTATGGGTATGATAATAGACTAAATAATGCCAAAAACATATTTAACCTAGCTATTAAAAACAATGGAGTTATTGCCCAGCCACATGTCGTCTCGTCAAAACAAGCAAATACAGGCTGTCCAGCAATGGGAGGAAATTCATTTTATTCAAAAATTACAAAAATTATCTACAAACTAGTTTATTAACATTTATCCCAATCTTTAAATTTAAAATTATGAAGTCTAAATTATTCATTATTTGTGCATCATTATTATCATTCAGTTACGTAATTTCTTCTTGTAAGAAGAGTGATGACACGATGCAGGCAGCAACCTTATATGACACTTTAGGTTGGTTTGTTCAGGGTGCTAGTTCTAGTATGTCTATTACAGGACAAGGTACTAAGTTAATCAATGATCCAGCTAATTCGGGAACTACAATTCAAGCTGGTAGATTAGCTATACGTACGGTAGTGGACTCCGCGATATTCGTAATTGCAGGTGATCCGCAAATGGATCCTTATTTTGCTACACTTTTAACGGAAGTAGGTGCAGGAAATCTAACTGGATTTACCGCACTTTCTAAAACATTTACCGACTTTTTAGAACAAGCAATTAGTGGTCAACAAATCTACAAAGGCTTGTCCATGACTGCTGCACATAACCATAGTACAAATGTACGTTTTGGATCTACAACAACGCCTACAGCAGACAGTTCTGATTTTAATCAGTTTGTATCTGATATCGCTACTGCAGCCACTACTCAAGTGGGTGTTCCTTCTGGAGTGGTTAAAGAATTAGGCGCATTACTATATACTACAGAAGGAGCAGTTGTTCAGAGTAAGTAAATGATGTGTATAAAAAGTACTATATCTTAAAATGTGTTGTTGGCTTCCCCGTTTTAGTACAAGTTAAAACTAAACTATTTTCTTTTCACCAGCCAAAGAATTTTGAAGGGGTGAGTGTAGCGCAGGCCTAGCAGAAGCGGAACGAGCCCCTTCAAAATTTGCGACCGAATTTTTGCGATAATTTACCGGTGATATTCCTCCTAATGCATAATGGGGTCGTTCATGGTTATAGTCCTTCACAAAATCATCTGTAATTGCCATTACATCTTCCAAACTTTCAAATATATAAGCATCCAATACATTTTTCCTGTAGGTTCTGTTAAAGCGTTCTATAAAACCATTCTGCATTGATTTGCCTGGTTGCATGTACTGAAAATGGATATCGTTGGACTGACTCCAGCTTTGCATCAAACCTGCAATCAATTCCGGGCCATTGTCCATGCGGATGCTTTGTGGTTTTTCGTCGCATGCTATTAAATGCTATAATACCCATTCTACTCGACAACTTTTCAAACTATAGTCCACTTCGATAAACAAAACTTCTCTGTTATAGTCGTCTATAACATTAAAACTTCTAAATTTTCTCCCATTGGATAATTCATCAATAGTAAAATCTATGTTCCATCCTTGTGTAAATCCTTGCGGAACAAATAAGGGTTACTTTTCCCGTTGCGGGAGTCGTTTCTTGCATTTTCGCCTAAGCGTTAATCCTATGGCTTTATAAATACGGTACAACTTCTTGTGGTTCACCACAACGCCTCAATTGCTAAACCGATGGAAACATTACCCAAAACCTTCCCTAGTGGGTCGTTCCGACAAGCTGCGCAAGGTTTCTATATAAGTCCTCTCGTCCTTGTCCGACTTATAATGCAAAACACTTCGGCTTATATGTAACAACTTACATGCCTTGCTCACTACCCTAGAATATTCTTTACGAAATTACTCTATCAGGGCTCTCTAGTGGCAAGGCTTTAGAGCTTTTTTTCGATGATGTATTTGGCTACGTCCAACTCCATTGCCAGATAAGGCATACATGTGCTTTAAACTTTGATTTTCCTCCTCCCGTTCCTTGATGCGTTTCATTTCACTAGCGTCCATTCCTCCATATTTCTTGCGCCAGTTATAAATGGTCACTTTGCTTACACCATATTCCCGGTTAAGTTCTTCCACACTTTTTCCGTTGGAATACTCTTTTAATACCTGGGCAATCTGTGTTGCCGTAAATTGTTGCTTCCTCATATTATACAATTTGAAATTAAACATTTTTTGTTCAATTCTTAACCGTACTAAATAAGGGGGAGCTTACAACATTAACACATGTACAGTGGGAAAAAGATATTCAAAAAAAGGTTTATAATGAATTATATAATTTATATAATGTTAGTAATTCAAAACTAAATAAAGAGCTATTGTAATAGCCCATATTAAAATATAAAAATTTATCATGAGTTTTTAATTTATCTCTTCGGTAAATTAAAATAATGAATTATGAATATATTTCTAGAATATTTGCTTAAAAATGTGGTGCTGTGAAGATATATTTCAGTTTGAAAGAAAAGTATTTATTATCCTTTCGAAAAACCTACATGCATACATTTCTAATCTGAGGAATAACACAGATATACGTTTGTGATTTTGTAAAAAGAAAATATTAGCATGTCCAAAACCGTTTAGATTATCGGTAACCTTGAAAAGGAAATCTTCGAATCCACTATCTTTTTAATCTTTAATCCATCATCCTCAAAATGGAACTTTCGTTCTTTACAATACAAATAAAAGTATAACTTTTTTTCTTAACCTAATTTAAGCCTACTACTAAATAAATAGTTTCATAATTAAATTAGAATTTTCTCTGACTTAAAAAAATAATTATATCCATACGATAGACAACTTATCCTGAGGGAGTTGTCAAGTAACAACTTCACTTGTAAAAGCACTGGTAATTAGGAAAATAGGACAAGTAGAACCATCTAAAACATACATCTCGCTATTTTGCTTCTCAATGGATGAGCGGGAGCTTTTAAAGTCATTTTTTGAATAATTAAAACTTCTTAAAGTAGAGTTTAGAATTGATGCAACAATAACATTAAAGATTTTGGAAAAGAGAATCAATACATTGTTGTTGAGGGGTGTTGAGAATGTTCAAATCACAACATTTAAGAACGCTATAGTTGGTATGCAAAATATTGAAGCAGTTTTGAAAGACACAATAAATGTATATCTTCAATGAACTAATTAATAGTGAATACGATTTATTGCCCTTTGCATTTTTATGTAGAAGACTTGTTATGTAAACTACTTTCTATAATAGTCGCTAAGTAAACACACAGCGACTCAACCCTAAACCCTTGAAATTTGTCATGAAAGTATTAAATTATTTTTTAATAGATAATAATTGTAAGTTACATGAAAGAAAATATAAAATTTACGTCATAGTGTATTTACACTAAGACTCAAGCCTAATACAGAATGGATAAATGCAAGTGTTTCTACATTTAGATTTTTTATTATGGAATATTTTCATTTAAAATGATGGAAATAAAAAAGCTCCTGAATTTTCAAGACCTAGTGCTAAAATATACAATACCGTAATTATGCTTAATAAAAATAATTATAAATATTTATATATTTGCGCACCTTCTAAATCATTAAGTGTTGGTCTGATTGTTTCTACATTCAGACCATTTTTATTGACAGTTGTTAATAATTGTTAATAATTTCATCGAATACATGTTAGTAAAATAATTAATCTATATTCACAAAGCAAAAATTAAAAAAATATCTAAGTCCGATTGTTTTTACTTTTGGGCTGTTTTTACGTAGTTAGTTTACTCCCTAATTTAAAAATCTTGCCTGTATGTTTCTACATTCGGGCATTTTTAATCTGGCTGCAAAATATTTTAAACATTGAAATATTTTTTTATGTATTCAATACCTTTGACCTTTAGTTCTCATAATCTCCATATAATCATATTGTGTCGTAAGTCTTCGAGTGTAGTTGCCTTTATATAATTATTGTGTGAAATTCTATCGATATAATCAACATAGCTTTGATATGGCTTTTAAGTAAGTAAAAGCTACATTCTATTTTTTTATAATATTAAAATATAAATATTGTTATTATATTCAATTGAAGAATATTTGCTATTGAATACTTTAAAAGGAAATTACAAGGTTTAGTTATCCGAAATTTACTGATCAAGACTTGCGACAAAAAGTGACTACTTTAAGATTTATTTAGTTTATTTAAAAAATAAAAAAGTTCCGAATAAAAATTCAGAACTTAAAACGTCAAAATATTCAAATCAATCAAATTTTCCAAATGAAGATAAAATATTTTTCCAATATAATATAGATAATTTCGATATTATCTATATTATTCAGTACTTCATTATTACAAAATTATATCATAATAAAATTTTAATATCCTATACAGATATATTATTTATACAACTACTATATAAATAATTTATCCTCATTAATTATTTAAAAATAATCTTATTATTTATTATCAAACCATTCGTCATTCACCATTAAATCAAAACTTTCATACACAGTTTCAAGTAAACCATGCCGAGGCGAATAATTAAGTAGCTTTTGGGCTTTTTCAATACTGAAATGCCCACTACGTAAAATGTTGTAGTTGATATGGTCACTATACTTTTTATCATTTATATGAACACACCATGCTTCTCAAGGCATGAATTTGATATTTTCTCATGACCAAAGTATCTGTATAAGGCCTGTGCAAAACCATATAAGGTTATCGACACTGAACCCGTCTCATGAAACGATTCGTCCAATGCAGCCTTTGGATGGGTAATTGCCTTAAAAAACACCTGTGCGACATCGTCACCATGTACGTGATGTAATGTTTCTATTTCGAAATTTGGAAGAGCAATTTCCTTTTCGTCTCTAATCTGTCCAAAAAAAATGGTAGTCATTATTACCCTGATGATTAAAGATCTCCCAACCAGCGCCAGAAATCAAAAAATGGAATTTTGATCATTTTCTTTTAATTATATAATATGTAAATTTATAGATATAATTTTG from Rhizosphaericola mali includes:
- a CDS encoding lycopene cyclase domain-containing protein, with the protein product MRQYTYILILFFTVIVCFIASFDKRIKFDQYFLPFLKAAIIVAIPFISWDIWFTLKGIWWFNFDYTLGIQLFGLPIEEWLFFISIPFACVFTYYCMNNFFRWEHLIGFNNILVFTSIIVCSVIALLHPHQTYTLVTAISTTVTLIFLHFIVRATWISKASLTYLILMLGFLPVNGILTGTGIDHPVVNYNSKTFLDIRILTIPIEDAVYGYTQFLLVIYFFYQFRKKRDQKLPLK
- a CDS encoding transposase gives rise to the protein MRKQQFTATQIAQVLKEYSNGKSVEELNREYGVSKVTIYNWRKKYGGMDASEMKRIKEREEENQSLKHMYALSGNGVGRSQIHHRKKALKPCH
- a CDS encoding globin family protein — its product is MKSKLFIICASLLSFSYVISSCKKSDDTMQAATLYDTLGWFVQGASSSMSITGQGTKLINDPANSGTTIQAGRLAIRTVVDSAIFVIAGDPQMDPYFATLLTEVGAGNLTGFTALSKTFTDFLEQAISGQQIYKGLSMTAAHNHSTNVRFGSTTTPTADSSDFNQFVSDIATAATTQVGVPSGVVKELGALLYTTEGAVVQSK
- a CDS encoding integrase core domain-containing protein, with product MDNGPELIAGLMQSWSQSNDIHFQYMQPGKSMQNGFIERFNRTYRKNVLDAYIFESLEDVMAITDDFVKDYNHERPHYALGGISPVNYRKNSVANFEGARSASARPALHSPLQNSLAGEKKIV
- a CDS encoding RNA polymerase sigma factor codes for the protein MIEIIPLYLPLSTKYSENELVLLLQNKDEKGYSYLYDNYSGALYSVVRQMISPEESAADALQESFLKIWKNIHLYDPNKSKLFTWMLHITRNYCIDIIRSKDYKNEKQNQHLENDVFNDVRDATSLSVDHIGIIKVLQQLKEEYKTIINLAYLKGYTHEEISKELNLPLGTIKTRIRNAMIELRTILKA
- a CDS encoding anti-sigma factor; the protein is MDIKAYILSGIIETYVLGIATESEVSELLSLAAQYPEIRLAIDACESNFENALLKNPIEPPIGLKEKIWSEITKDNMVNESDISVTSEKSEISSQIPTQQSTVSIWNKWLLAASIIGILICLGFIYNYQKQNKEYALQIGKLKYKGKKIEEENNILQLISLPTVNKVVLNGVATHANNMATVYWDSISKAAYLVLNNLPQPPTDKQYQLWALVDGKPIDAGLYNSETTINHIQKLKNVLHADMFAITMEPKGGSKSPTMEQMYVAGKL
- a CDS encoding sterol desaturase family protein is translated as MNILIMILTFCLMEGATWLIHKYIMHGFLWILHKDHHDHSNEGALEKNDYFFVIFALPTIALMYFGSLHHFNYLFFIGLGIMLYGMAYFFVHDIFIHQRIKLFANTNHRYFLAMRRAHKQHHKHLSKEEGECFGFLFVPFKYLKMYHNSSKK
- a CDS encoding SRPBCC family protein, with amino-acid sequence MKYQLYREQRLNCSLEKAWNFFSSPKNLSTITPADMGFVVVSSNENEPIYEGMLIEYKVSPLLKIRLKWITKITHVDFEKSFTDFQEKGPYKLWNHFHEFVAVEGGVLMKDTVTYELPFGFLGTIAHGLFVCKKLESIFNYRYNVLEKMFNN
- the idi gene encoding isopentenyl-diphosphate Delta-isomerase produces the protein MDRNHVIIVDENDCQLGVMDKLVAHKKGILHRAFSIFIFNNSGELLLQKRAKNKYHGAGLWTNTCCSHPQMDENIMESAVERLNFEMGLHCTINFSHTFIYNSAVENNLIEHELDHVYIGYSEYNPKINEEEVQDFKWVDKDFVIKDIIQNPNSYTSWFKLSLPIVFSRYY
- a CDS encoding phytoene/squalene synthase family protein, with the protein product MKKIFEELAYDVSKRTTVKYSTSFSLGILALKPSIHKGIYAIYGYVRLADEIVDSFAGYDQEKLLKRFQMETEIALSERISLNPILQSFQEIVYKYSIDTTLIHQFLYSMSMDLQKIDYNSDLYNQYIFGSAEVVGLMCLQVFTEGNKEQYELLKPYAMTLGSAFQKINFLRDIKEDYQILGRTYFPNINMISFDNDTKYQIEKEIEHEFKEALIGIKNLPHTSRFGVYLAYSYYNILFAKIKKKSSKEILSKRIRIPNAEKLYIACKSYIRYKAAFL